A DNA window from Shewanella baltica contains the following coding sequences:
- a CDS encoding FAD-dependent oxidoreductase: MFKKIVLLLIAASLVGLFFHFNLHQLLTLEGLKSSMNDFSQLREESPLLVIGGFFLLYVAVTALSLPGAAILTIASGALFGIVEGLIIASFASSIGATLAFLVSRYLLRDSIKQRFPERLAAIDAGIEKEGGFYLFTLRLVPIFPFFLINMLMGVTAFKSWTFYWVSQMGMFLGTFVYVNAGTQLAQIDSLSNILSVNLIVSFALLGLFPLIAKAIVDMIKKRRVYSNWSKPAKFDRNMIVIGAGAGGLVTSYIAAAVKAKVTLIEAGEMGGDCLNYGCVPSKAIIKSAKIAQQIRNAHHYGLEDSAPEFSFKKVMARVHQVIANVAPHDSVERYTNLGVEVIKGYAKLVDPWTVEISQPDGSTRRLTARSIVIATGARPFVPPLPGIEELGYVTSDTLWDEFAKLDRAPQKLVILGGGPIGAELAQSFARLGSQVTQVEMAERIMIKEDLEVSEFATQALQKSGVNILTSHLALRCELRGDKKYLIVKHQEQELALEYDQLICAVGRSARLNGYGLEELGIETNRTIITNEYLETLYPNIYAAGDIVGPYQFTHVAAHQGWYAAVNGLFGHLKKFKVDYRVIPWTTFIDPEVARVGINEYEAKQQGIDYEVTRFDFAELDRAITDSTTEGFIKVITPRGKDKILGVTIVSEHAGDLIAEFVLAMKHGLGLNKILGTIHSYPTWAEGNKYAAGEWKRNHAPATVLRWLEKYHTWRLG; encoded by the coding sequence ATGTTTAAAAAAATTGTTTTATTACTGATTGCGGCATCATTAGTGGGATTGTTTTTCCACTTTAACTTGCATCAATTACTGACCTTAGAGGGCTTAAAAAGCTCGATGAATGACTTTAGTCAATTACGTGAAGAGTCACCTTTGTTGGTTATTGGCGGGTTCTTTTTATTGTATGTGGCAGTAACTGCATTGTCCTTACCTGGTGCCGCGATTCTTACCATAGCCTCGGGTGCCTTATTTGGCATCGTAGAAGGATTAATTATTGCTTCGTTTGCCTCTAGTATCGGCGCAACACTAGCATTTTTAGTGTCGCGTTATTTATTGAGGGATTCAATTAAACAACGTTTTCCTGAGCGCTTAGCGGCTATTGATGCCGGCATTGAAAAAGAAGGTGGCTTTTACTTATTTACCTTACGTTTGGTACCAATATTCCCGTTCTTTTTAATCAACATGCTGATGGGCGTGACGGCCTTTAAATCCTGGACCTTTTACTGGGTAAGCCAAATGGGTATGTTTTTAGGCACCTTTGTGTACGTGAATGCCGGCACTCAGCTGGCACAAATTGACAGCTTATCGAACATTTTATCGGTTAACCTTATTGTGTCGTTCGCACTATTAGGTTTATTCCCCCTTATTGCAAAAGCCATAGTTGATATGATCAAAAAACGTCGGGTATACAGCAACTGGAGCAAGCCAGCTAAATTTGATCGCAACATGATAGTGATTGGTGCCGGTGCAGGGGGTCTCGTCACCAGTTACATTGCCGCCGCAGTAAAGGCTAAGGTCACATTAATTGAGGCCGGCGAAATGGGCGGCGACTGCTTAAACTATGGCTGCGTGCCCAGTAAAGCCATTATCAAAAGCGCTAAAATTGCCCAGCAAATAAGAAACGCCCATCATTACGGCTTAGAAGACAGCGCCCCTGAGTTTTCATTTAAAAAAGTCATGGCCCGAGTGCACCAAGTAATTGCCAATGTAGCGCCCCACGACAGCGTTGAACGTTACACTAATTTAGGTGTCGAGGTAATTAAAGGCTACGCAAAATTAGTCGACCCATGGACAGTGGAAATTAGCCAACCAGATGGCAGTACCCGCCGATTAACCGCCCGCAGTATTGTCATCGCAACAGGTGCCCGCCCATTTGTACCGCCGTTACCTGGCATAGAAGAGCTCGGTTATGTCACTAGTGATACCTTGTGGGACGAGTTTGCAAAACTCGACAGGGCACCACAAAAATTAGTGATACTCGGCGGTGGCCCAATTGGCGCTGAACTGGCACAAAGCTTTGCTCGTTTAGGCTCACAAGTCACTCAAGTTGAAATGGCGGAGCGCATCATGATTAAAGAAGATCTTGAAGTGTCTGAATTCGCCACACAAGCCTTGCAAAAAAGTGGTGTGAACATTTTAACTTCACACCTAGCGCTGCGCTGTGAACTGCGGGGCGATAAAAAATACCTTATCGTTAAGCATCAAGAGCAAGAGTTAGCGTTAGAGTACGACCAGCTAATATGTGCAGTCGGTCGCAGTGCCCGCTTAAACGGTTACGGCTTAGAAGAGCTTGGCATCGAAACCAACCGCACTATCATCACCAATGAATACTTAGAAACCTTATACCCAAATATTTATGCGGCGGGTGACATAGTTGGACCTTATCAGTTTACTCACGTGGCAGCCCACCAAGGTTGGTATGCGGCAGTCAATGGCCTGTTTGGTCATTTGAAAAAGTTCAAAGTCGATTACCGCGTCATTCCATGGACCACCTTTATCGATCCGGAAGTTGCCCGTGTGGGTATTAATGAATACGAAGCTAAACAGCAAGGTATTGATTACGAAGTCACTCGCTTTGATTTTGCAGAGCTTGATCGCGCCATTACGGACAGTACCACCGAAGGGTTTATTAAAGTGATCACCCCTAGAGGCAAAGATAAAATCTTAGGCGTGACTATCGTATCAGAACACGCTGGTGATTTAATTGCTGAATTTGTATTGGCGATGAAGCACGGCTTAGGGCTCAACAAGATTTTAGGCACGATTCACAGTTATCCAACATGGGCCGAAGGCAACAAGTACGCCGCGGGTGAATGGAAGCGCAACCACGCACCAGCCACAGTGCTGCGCTGGTTAGAAAAATACCACACTTGGCGCCTCGGCTAA
- a CDS encoding ABC transporter permease, which produces MSALAKLFNPIVRISPFIMMALLLFPVLGGLIGVILPALGWIPALDHTHFSLNGFNQLWQTPGIGHMALLSITTSFISTLLAFIITILILASYFTSSWLGYIQRLLGPILVIPHAAAAIAIGFLITPSGMLSRLVSPWLTSWDAPPDWLYPHDGMGLSIILGLTLKELPFLLLMALGALAQLDLGQTLRAQHKVALSLGYCPMTAFFKVVLPSLYPHLRLPILAVLAYASASVEIPLILGPNNPPTLAVAIMQWFHDVDLSLRIKASAGAILQIKLTLLVLACWWLLERLVIKFAKPMLTNGEREYGGAIIHKVTHVITALMLAIIGLALVGMVLWSFAGFWHFPDALPQQFVMQHWQNALRQMHTPLIDTVLIAINATALAITLTLLTLEAEQQSGKPLSLLGSVLIYLPLLIPSIAFLFGLVWLLEQINSQHTFINVVLAHVLFVLPYVFLSLASSYRRLDPRFRIVAASLGASKAKIFFRITLPMLIGPIFIACALGLAISFSQYLPTLLTGGGRIDTITTEAVSLANGASRRISAVYALMQMILPTLGFLLAWLLPKLLVKRHQQG; this is translated from the coding sequence ATGAGCGCGCTAGCCAAGCTGTTCAATCCTATTGTGCGTATCAGTCCATTTATTATGATGGCATTGTTACTGTTCCCCGTATTAGGCGGTTTAATTGGCGTTATTCTGCCTGCGCTTGGTTGGATCCCAGCACTAGATCACACCCATTTTAGCCTGAATGGTTTTAACCAATTATGGCAAACGCCGGGCATTGGCCACATGGCGCTATTAAGCATCACCACCAGTTTTATCAGCACCTTGTTGGCCTTTATCATCACCATACTGATCCTAGCGAGTTACTTTACTAGCTCCTGGCTGGGTTATATTCAACGGCTTTTAGGGCCAATCCTAGTTATCCCCCATGCTGCTGCGGCCATCGCCATTGGATTTCTTATTACTCCGTCGGGAATGTTATCTCGGCTGGTATCCCCTTGGTTAACTAGTTGGGATGCGCCGCCCGATTGGCTATATCCACACGATGGCATGGGGTTGAGTATAATTCTTGGGCTGACATTAAAAGAATTACCTTTTTTATTGCTGATGGCACTGGGGGCATTAGCGCAGCTCGACCTTGGGCAAACATTGCGGGCCCAGCATAAAGTGGCATTAAGCTTAGGTTATTGCCCAATGACGGCATTTTTCAAAGTGGTGTTACCCAGTCTGTATCCTCATTTACGCTTGCCGATATTGGCAGTATTGGCCTACGCCAGTGCCAGCGTCGAAATCCCCTTAATTTTGGGCCCTAACAATCCACCGACATTGGCTGTAGCAATTATGCAGTGGTTTCATGACGTGGACTTAAGCCTGCGCATTAAAGCGTCAGCGGGGGCGATATTACAAATTAAGCTGACATTATTAGTATTAGCCTGTTGGTGGTTACTCGAACGCTTAGTGATTAAGTTCGCTAAACCTATGCTAACTAATGGCGAGCGCGAATACGGCGGTGCCATCATCCACAAAGTCACCCATGTCATCACAGCCTTAATGTTAGCCATTATAGGCTTGGCATTAGTAGGAATGGTGTTGTGGTCTTTTGCTGGTTTTTGGCATTTTCCAGATGCCTTGCCACAACAATTTGTCATGCAGCACTGGCAAAACGCGTTGCGACAAATGCACACGCCGCTTATCGATACTGTGCTGATAGCCATCAATGCCACCGCCCTGGCGATAACCTTAACCTTGCTCACTCTAGAAGCGGAGCAGCAAAGCGGAAAACCCCTATCGCTGCTGGGCAGTGTGCTAATTTATCTGCCTTTGCTTATTCCAAGTATCGCGTTTTTATTTGGTTTGGTCTGGCTACTCGAGCAAATCAACAGCCAGCATACCTTTATCAATGTGGTACTGGCCCATGTGTTATTTGTATTGCCTTATGTATTTTTATCCCTGGCCAGCAGTTATCGCCGTTTAGACCCACGTTTTAGAATTGTGGCGGCAAGCCTTGGAGCTAGCAAAGCGAAAATCTTTTTCCGAATTACATTACCCATGTTAATAGGGCCTATATTCATCGCTTGCGCACTCGGTTTAGCTATTAGCTTTAGCCAATACTTACCAACCTTACTCACCGGTGGTGGGCGTATCGACACTATTACCACCGAGGCGGTTTCGCTCGCTAATGGCGCAAGCCGCAGGATCAGTGCCGTATATGCGTTAATGCAAATGATCCTGCCTACTTTAGGTTTTTTATTGGCTTGGTTATTGCCAAAACTGTTAGTTAAGCGTCACCAACAAGGATAA
- a CDS encoding sulfate ABC transporter substrate-binding protein, whose protein sequence is MNILSHLQKATLTLVLASASFLALAEDTLLNVSYDPTREFYREYNQLFSQYWQKQGHKAPTIRQSHGGSGSQARSVIDGLEADVVTLALAYDVDALRQKADLIPENWQSRLPHNSSPYTSTIVLLVRKGNPKNIHDWNDLVREGIEVITPNPKTSGGARWNYLAAWGYALKQYGSEEKALEFVTQIYKNVPVLDSGARGATNTFVQRSIGDVFIAWENEAILSVEQLGKGEFEIIVPSVSILAEPPVTVVDKNVDRKGTRKLAEAYLAHLYTDEAQHLAAKHFYRPTNPDIALQYKDKFPQLTLFTIDEVFGGWNKAQKTHFNDGGQFDSILTKISK, encoded by the coding sequence ATGAATATTTTATCTCACCTACAAAAAGCAACACTCACCTTAGTTTTGGCTTCGGCTAGTTTTCTCGCACTCGCTGAAGATACGCTATTGAATGTTTCCTATGATCCAACCCGTGAATTCTATCGGGAATATAACCAACTCTTTAGCCAATATTGGCAAAAACAGGGCCATAAAGCCCCAACCATACGTCAATCTCACGGTGGTTCAGGCTCGCAAGCTCGCTCAGTTATCGATGGATTAGAAGCGGATGTTGTCACTCTGGCACTGGCCTATGACGTTGATGCATTAAGGCAAAAAGCGGATTTAATTCCTGAAAATTGGCAAAGTCGCCTGCCACACAATAGCTCGCCCTATACCTCGACCATAGTGTTATTGGTTCGCAAGGGAAATCCCAAAAATATCCATGATTGGAATGACTTAGTTCGTGAAGGTATAGAAGTCATTACTCCAAATCCTAAGACTTCAGGCGGGGCGCGCTGGAACTATCTCGCCGCTTGGGGTTATGCACTGAAGCAATACGGCTCAGAAGAAAAAGCGTTAGAGTTTGTCACTCAGATTTATAAAAACGTACCTGTGCTGGACTCAGGCGCCCGTGGTGCAACCAATACCTTTGTACAGCGTAGCATTGGCGATGTGTTCATCGCTTGGGAAAATGAAGCCATATTATCTGTTGAGCAATTAGGAAAAGGTGAATTTGAAATCATTGTTCCAAGTGTCAGCATTCTTGCTGAGCCACCAGTGACAGTGGTAGATAAAAATGTCGATCGCAAAGGGACACGTAAGTTAGCAGAAGCTTACCTAGCACACCTCTATACTGATGAAGCACAGCACCTAGCTGCAAAACACTTTTATCGCCCGACAAACCCAGACATTGCGTTGCAATACAAAGATAAGTTTCCACAACTGACGCTCTTTACCATTGATGAGGTTTTTGGTGGCTGGAACAAAGCACAAAAAACTCATTTTAATGATGGTGGTCAATTCGATTCTATTTTAACCAAGATTAGCAAGTAA
- a CDS encoding alpha/beta hydrolase yields MATLLIVPGFGGSGPLHWQSWIAQKYESAIWVNDLPLLEPKIHIWANVIYRAIDQIEGEILILAHSFGCLASSLAIARHPQRVAAAILVAPASPARFSENGHILPEHDGTQTIKHLLPKHPLGVTGLVIASENDPWMPFNQAAKLAKKLGFPTINLGLSGHINVDSGHGQWPLIDVLIGNLIYQIESAAELQPNDLANSNTQKTRLLHKRI; encoded by the coding sequence ATGGCAACTTTATTAATTGTGCCAGGGTTTGGTGGCAGCGGCCCCTTGCATTGGCAAAGTTGGATTGCACAAAAATATGAATCAGCGATATGGGTCAATGACTTACCACTATTGGAGCCTAAAATTCATATCTGGGCCAATGTCATTTACCGCGCAATCGATCAAATTGAAGGTGAAATCCTCATCCTCGCCCACAGCTTTGGTTGCTTAGCATCAAGCTTGGCAATTGCTCGTCACCCACAGCGAGTAGCTGCAGCTATTTTAGTCGCGCCAGCATCACCAGCACGATTTTCTGAGAATGGACACATCCTGCCTGAACACGATGGTACTCAAACGATCAAACACTTGTTGCCAAAACATCCCTTAGGCGTAACAGGGCTTGTCATTGCCAGTGAAAACGATCCTTGGATGCCCTTTAATCAAGCTGCAAAACTGGCAAAAAAATTGGGATTCCCAACAATCAACTTAGGGTTAAGTGGCCACATTAATGTCGATTCCGGACATGGACAGTGGCCCCTCATTGATGTGCTTATTGGTAATCTTATCTATCAAATAGAAAGTGCAGCTGAGCTCCAACCTAACGATCTCGCAAACTCAAACACACAAAAGACACGCTTATTACATAAGAGAATATAA
- a CDS encoding YezD family protein, protein MATKEDLQTVIPVLVNSLEKLLGRIEFGTVELTFHHGKLVQLEKKEKIRLDQVTPSK, encoded by the coding sequence ATGGCAACCAAAGAAGATCTACAAACCGTGATCCCCGTGCTCGTCAATAGTTTAGAAAAACTACTGGGTAGAATTGAGTTTGGGACAGTGGAATTAACCTTTCACCATGGGAAATTAGTGCAATTAGAAAAGAAAGAAAAAATTCGTTTAGACCAAGTTACACCGTCGAAATAA
- a CDS encoding TonB-dependent receptor: MPIYRYPNYSLTALTISLALYSSVATAAEDTSSIEVIQVSGQSINNNGMSPKNSTVNGPFGDRVILKDIARSVTPITSEMIEQLNITDLSDIQKVSPNSYSASGFGASSLPTIRGQLGELYQDGVRRQAGNNGFGVPMSFNAIDQIDVVKGAPPVLLGTSQRNGGFVNIHSKVAPTDEQFTKLTLSGGSWDHYRAQIDVGSDIVANQSGIRLSAEHIDNGSYYDYSDFKSDSIFVAFRLLPDDVSTWDINVEYYDVKFTDNAGINRPTQALIDNGLYVAGQGVQPNGSTIAGANAIVSPTGLVEIDRSQVLTDPDNINNAKTFLLHSTYVRDLSDKATFKNITYYQHLEREEIAQNSFVEIIDGADTAQNRVELAYQWSDAQSTITAVDIRYNKVLGYSQFTTEADLPIDLTGPIENRRIPLTAEQQGRLVELRPGVFVSPGAQYDTNADGSGDFSLSDTTDSTSWQTGLAIQHNSQWTDKFSTSVGYRADFYNVDARDAIAPQGQIAASDAINEMLESGQISLSYRITGDITTYASASYNESTSNSMAGGNTLGANNQISRQNFATENTLTEIGVKYSPADSAWYIDGAVFDQTRSLRNRDGSNTGIRTKGFEVQAFYDADPFWLNAGYSYLDARYDDSASSQDTVQVADAFDNSRPEIIQGTGIGAPNFASFSPSNRRVQGLPEQTFTLNGGFTITEQWQAGFSGLFTQSYPLDYLATVSIRDQYTLNINTRYDFTKQTSLRLDINNVTNQKNWRPVFEGGYFGSTLVFPELPVNASLTLQHSF, from the coding sequence ATGCCTATTTATCGATATCCTAACTATTCACTTACCGCACTAACTATTAGCCTAGCCCTCTATTCATCAGTAGCTACAGCAGCCGAAGACACCTCATCTATCGAAGTCATTCAGGTATCAGGTCAATCGATTAACAATAATGGCATGTCACCTAAAAATAGCACTGTTAATGGCCCATTTGGTGACAGAGTAATATTAAAAGATATCGCACGTTCGGTTACGCCTATCACCAGTGAAATGATTGAACAGCTCAACATCACTGATTTATCTGACATACAAAAAGTCAGCCCCAACAGTTATTCAGCCAGTGGCTTTGGTGCATCAAGCCTACCCACTATTCGTGGTCAATTAGGTGAGTTATATCAAGATGGTGTGCGTCGCCAGGCGGGCAACAATGGCTTTGGTGTACCTATGTCATTTAACGCCATTGATCAAATTGATGTGGTAAAAGGTGCGCCGCCAGTGCTATTGGGCACCAGCCAACGTAATGGCGGATTTGTTAACATACATTCTAAAGTGGCGCCTACTGACGAGCAATTTACTAAGCTCACTCTATCTGGCGGCAGTTGGGATCATTACCGAGCTCAAATAGATGTTGGCAGCGACATTGTCGCCAATCAGAGCGGTATTCGCTTAAGTGCAGAACATATCGATAATGGCAGCTACTACGATTATTCAGACTTTAAAAGCGACAGTATTTTTGTGGCATTTCGTTTACTGCCAGACGATGTCAGCACTTGGGACATTAATGTTGAATATTACGATGTTAAGTTTACGGATAACGCGGGGATTAACCGTCCGACTCAAGCATTAATAGATAACGGTTTATACGTGGCAGGTCAAGGTGTACAGCCTAACGGCAGTACTATTGCTGGTGCCAATGCTATCGTATCGCCAACAGGGTTAGTTGAGATAGATCGCAGCCAAGTATTAACCGACCCCGACAATATCAATAACGCCAAAACCTTCTTACTTCACAGTACTTATGTGCGTGATTTAAGCGATAAAGCGACCTTTAAAAACATTACGTATTATCAGCATTTAGAACGTGAAGAAATTGCTCAAAATAGTTTTGTTGAAATAATTGATGGTGCAGATACCGCCCAAAACCGTGTTGAATTGGCCTATCAGTGGAGCGATGCTCAAAGCACCATTACTGCTGTCGATATCCGCTATAACAAAGTATTAGGTTATAGCCAATTTACCACTGAGGCTGACTTACCTATCGACTTGACAGGCCCCATTGAAAACCGCCGTATTCCGCTAACCGCAGAACAACAAGGCCGATTAGTTGAACTGCGCCCAGGTGTGTTTGTATCACCCGGCGCCCAATACGATACCAATGCCGATGGCAGTGGCGATTTTTCATTATCAGACACCACTGACTCAACCAGTTGGCAAACAGGTCTAGCCATTCAACATAACAGCCAATGGACAGATAAGTTTTCGACCAGCGTAGGTTATCGTGCCGATTTTTATAATGTAGATGCGCGCGATGCTATTGCCCCACAAGGGCAAATCGCGGCTAGCGATGCAATCAATGAAATGCTTGAATCTGGGCAAATCAGTTTGAGCTATCGCATTACAGGTGATATCACCACCTATGCCAGCGCCAGTTATAACGAGTCGACCTCAAACAGCATGGCCGGCGGTAATACATTAGGCGCCAATAACCAAATTAGTCGCCAAAATTTTGCCACAGAAAATACTCTCACCGAAATTGGCGTTAAATATTCGCCAGCGGACAGTGCTTGGTATATCGACGGGGCAGTGTTTGATCAAACACGTAGCCTACGAAATCGTGATGGCAGCAATACCGGAATTCGCACTAAAGGCTTTGAAGTCCAAGCTTTTTATGATGCTGACCCGTTTTGGTTAAACGCGGGCTACAGTTATTTAGACGCTCGCTATGATGACTCTGCCAGTAGCCAAGATACGGTACAAGTGGCCGATGCCTTTGATAACTCACGCCCAGAGATCATTCAAGGCACGGGTATTGGCGCGCCAAACTTCGCTTCATTTTCACCGTCGAACCGCCGAGTACAGGGCTTGCCTGAACAAACGTTCACATTAAATGGCGGATTTACCATTACTGAGCAATGGCAAGCGGGTTTCTCCGGTCTTTTTACTCAGAGTTACCCATTGGACTATTTGGCAACCGTGTCTATTCGTGATCAATACACGCTTAACATTAACACTCGCTATGATTTTACCAAGCAAACAAGTTTAAGGCTTGACATCAATAACGTGACTAACCAAAAGAACTGGCGTCCGGTGTTTGAAGGCGGTTATTTCGGATCAACATTGGTTTTCCCTGAACTACCTGTTAACGCTAGCCTTACCTTACAGCATTCATTTTAA
- a CDS encoding DUF547 domain-containing protein translates to MKKLTRYIQSFVLTVGLLLSLLASHTAIAVVDKSEILSDVKSLTVSQTSNNQASDNKSRELHDEWNTLLSRYVKSINQGHSSAVEYTAIQKERALLTGYLNQLSQITQAEFDAWGKASQLAFLINAYNAWTVELILTKYPDINSIKELGGLFSSPWDKSFIPLLGKTSSLNDIEHKLIRGSDRYKDPRIHFAVNCASIGCPAIREEAYTGAKLELQLTEQTERFLADSSRNYAKGDSLYLSSIFKWYGDDFTKGFRNTHSIEAFLLLYSNSDKGVLTLTPEQRQAVEKQQLDIEFLDYDWSLNVAG, encoded by the coding sequence ATGAAAAAATTAACGCGATATATTCAATCGTTTGTACTGACTGTTGGTTTACTGTTGAGCTTGCTTGCCAGTCATACGGCTATTGCGGTAGTCGATAAGTCTGAAATTCTTTCTGATGTAAAGAGTCTGACAGTTAGTCAAACTAGTAATAACCAAGCTTCTGATAACAAGAGCAGGGAGCTGCATGATGAGTGGAATACATTACTCAGCCGTTATGTGAAATCGATTAACCAAGGTCACAGTAGCGCAGTAGAGTACACAGCGATACAAAAAGAGCGGGCGTTATTGACTGGTTATCTCAACCAATTGAGTCAGATAACCCAAGCAGAATTTGATGCTTGGGGTAAAGCATCGCAATTAGCATTTTTAATCAATGCTTACAACGCGTGGACGGTTGAGCTTATTTTAACCAAATACCCTGATATCAACTCAATCAAAGAGTTAGGCGGGTTATTTAGCTCCCCTTGGGACAAAAGCTTTATTCCATTATTGGGTAAAACATCTAGCCTCAATGATATTGAGCACAAACTCATTCGTGGTAGTGATAGATACAAGGATCCAAGGATCCACTTTGCCGTAAATTGTGCCAGCATTGGTTGCCCTGCGATACGTGAAGAGGCCTACACTGGTGCTAAACTCGAACTGCAATTAACCGAGCAAACTGAACGCTTCCTTGCCGATAGCAGCCGAAATTATGCTAAGGGAGACAGTCTGTATTTGTCTTCTATCTTTAAATGGTATGGTGATGACTTTACCAAAGGGTTTCGTAACACTCATTCGATTGAAGCGTTTTTACTGCTTTATTCCAATAGTGATAAAGGTGTTCTGACATTGACGCCAGAACAACGCCAAGCAGTGGAAAAACAACAACTCGATATTGAATTCTTAGATTATGACTGGTCGCTTAATGTTGCTGGCTAA
- a CDS encoding ABC transporter substrate-binding protein, with amino-acid sequence MANASVKDVVDKPSARIQASSILASTQAFAQTSRPIWSEIEFQGENQDVYFHAWGGDPQINRYIQWAAKQVKQQYQINLHHVKLTDTSEAVSRVLAEKSANNDHQGQVDLVWINGENFAAMAKYQLLEPHWALQLPNFSLTDPDNNPAMTRDFGVPTLGMEAPWGKASLTFYYDNLVTQSPPQTLQQLSLWAKQHPGRFTYPKPPDFLATSFLKYALIALNSSQPEAIKNLLYQVATTKSQALLLPVLWQYLDELHPYLWRKGQHFMSSGMALRRLMGDGELALAFTFSAADIPAAVTRFELPGSSRSYRMQDGSLSNIHFIAIPYNAAHRDGAKLVVNFLLSPQAQAHKQQANVWGDTSVLALSKLTAEQQTWFSPPAQSHPSAIIANQAISPALSEPDPSWSKVITDLWLQRYGVM; translated from the coding sequence ATGGCTAATGCCTCCGTAAAAGATGTTGTAGACAAGCCGTCAGCACGAATTCAAGCATCATCAATCCTTGCATCAACTCAGGCATTTGCTCAAACATCAAGGCCAATATGGTCTGAAATTGAATTTCAAGGAGAAAATCAGGATGTGTACTTCCATGCTTGGGGCGGCGATCCGCAAATAAATCGGTATATCCAATGGGCGGCAAAACAAGTTAAACAGCAGTATCAGATCAACTTACACCATGTAAAGCTCACCGATACCAGCGAAGCGGTCAGCCGGGTATTAGCCGAAAAATCGGCAAATAATGATCATCAAGGCCAAGTGGATTTAGTGTGGATTAACGGTGAAAACTTTGCTGCCATGGCCAAGTATCAACTGCTAGAACCCCATTGGGCTCTGCAATTGCCCAATTTTAGCTTAACCGACCCAGACAACAACCCGGCGATGACCCGCGACTTTGGCGTGCCGACACTGGGTATGGAAGCGCCATGGGGTAAAGCCTCGCTAACGTTTTATTACGACAATTTAGTGACGCAATCACCGCCGCAAACCTTGCAACAATTAAGCCTGTGGGCCAAACAACATCCTGGTAGATTCACCTACCCTAAGCCACCTGACTTTTTAGCCACAAGCTTTTTAAAGTACGCCTTAATTGCACTGAACAGCTCACAACCTGAAGCGATTAAAAATCTGCTTTATCAAGTGGCTACAACAAAAAGTCAAGCCTTGCTATTACCGGTGTTGTGGCAATATTTAGATGAGCTACATCCGTATTTATGGCGTAAAGGCCAGCACTTTATGTCCAGTGGCATGGCGCTGCGGCGCTTAATGGGCGATGGTGAACTTGCCCTAGCGTTTACCTTCTCGGCCGCCGACATTCCCGCGGCCGTTACACGTTTCGAATTGCCGGGCAGCAGCCGTAGTTACCGCATGCAAGATGGCAGTTTGAGCAATATCCACTTTATTGCCATTCCCTATAATGCCGCTCATCGGGACGGCGCTAAATTGGTGGTCAATTTTTTATTGAGCCCACAAGCGCAAGCCCATAAACAACAAGCCAATGTATGGGGGGACACCAGCGTGCTGGCATTATCTAAGCTGACAGCCGAGCAACAAACGTGGTTTAGCCCGCCTGCTCAGTCACATCCCAGCGCCATTATTGCTAACCAAGCAATTAGCCCTGCATTAAGCGAGCCCGATCCAAGTTGGAGTAAAGTGATTACAGATCTTTGGTTACAGCGCTATGGAGTGATGTAA